The Capsicum annuum cultivar UCD-10X-F1 chromosome 3, UCD10Xv1.1, whole genome shotgun sequence genomic sequence GCAACTAAATATGAAACATGAAATCAGTGCTTTAAAGTGAACTTGGTTGCCATTAGCTCTTGTCCTCCCAAGGACAGGATGCATGGGGTAAATGCCTATGTTCTGGGAAAGATGCCTTTGCTTTTAGGAAGCCCACAAGACCTTCGGGATCAGTGAAAATTCGAGAATAAAAAGGTAAGGAGAATAAGAGTGGCTTTTCTTTTTGGGTTGGGATGAGAGAGGATGAAGAGAGGAGGGGGAGATGTTGGTAGTACCTCACTGTCTGATATGCCTAAACATAATGAGTTATGCTGAATTCTTAAGTtcacatgaaatttatcttccTTTTCATGGTTACAATGCAGGGAAAGAGAGTGGGACTTCTGCTCAGCTATGTTGCAGCTGAACTTAGAAATATAGACTACTTAGTTGGAGTATTTTGAACTAAAACTCTCTTTGTAAATGCAGGTCTTACGCGGCGAGAGTATTTTAGACACCAACATTCTATTTTTCTTGTGGATTGATGCTGCATAGGTTACCGGGTCCATCTCTTCGGCATGGTACAGTCCACACTAAAGTCCATTAAACTCCATTTTTACTTCAGATTGAATATAGGGGTCTAGTCTGGCCCTTTCTTATTTAGGTTTTATGAGTGCGCAGCTTATGCTGATTAAAATAGCTTCTGCTTTGAGAAGTTTTACAGAATTGTTGTTCCCCAAGGGGTTTCCTGTAGTGGTAAGAATGCAACTGGTGAGGTTGGATTAGGTACACATCATGTGTTTGCAATCTGTTGCAGAGAAAGCCAAgtatttaagtggagaagggTAGAGGGAAGGGCCCATTATCCACTGAATTTTGACCTGCGCACCATTGGCTTTCAGGATTTTTCTCGGATACAGAAAAAAAGTTTTACAGAAATATCACTTCCTAAAAGATTTCTCAGTGAAAAAGTATAATTGCATACATTTAAGCTGTATTTGCCTATTTGGTATAATGGTAGGCATTTTCATGGAAACTGATCCTTCTTAAAACCatcttggaaaatgttttctgggtttttttgttaaaaaatatgtACCAAAGATTAATAATCATATTAGTAAATTGGAGACTCTTTTGATGAAACTATTAGTACTAGAGATTTTATAAGAATGTGAGTCTTAGTTGAAACAAGTAATATGAAGTTAAAAGTTAATATAGTtgtaaggaaaatgacttccacTAGTAAGTGAAGTCATTTTCCTCCTTTTGATGGAAGACATTTCCATGTAAAAAAACTTTAATCATACCAAACACCAGAAAATAACTGTTTCTTGGAAAACATTTTCCGTCTTATTACCAATCACACACTTTTTAATATAAGTTACTCCAGAATGATCATAgccaaataaggaaagaaaagaaagaactctAGAACGTTTCATTTGTAATAGTGATTCTGGCAACTGATTATTAACTGTTTTTAATGTTATTGCAGGATCCTCATAACTCTTTGGATGATAAGTCCGAAAGCAGACTTTATGTTGGAAACCTTGATCTTAGAATATCAGAGTAAGCATAGATAGAACTCTGCAATCGAATCCCCTGGTGATCTTGTAGCATTGGAATACTATATTGCCCAGGACTTCTCCTGATTATAAATTTGTTTTCTTACAACAGGGCTGCTTTGATTAAGATGTTTTCTTCCTTTGGAAAGATTGTCGCGGAAGACTTCCTGTGGCACACTCGTGGCCCTAAGCGTGGGGAGCCACGTGGCTATGCTTTTGTCCAGTTTAGCACTAAAGGGGTAAGTTGCAGAACTCTCAGTTGCTCATCAGTGAGAGTAGTTACTGATTTCTATGTTTAAAGTGAGCATGCAGGAAGCTGTATTGGCCAAGGAGAAGATGCATGGAAGATTGGTCTGTGGGCGACCTTTGATCGTTAGGCTTGCCAGCGAGAAATATTTGATGGAAGGGGCTGGAAATTCTTCTTTCGGAGCTGGTGGTGAGACAAGCAAATCAAACTTTGTTGCTGGCTCCTCGGCGCAAATGAGCAAGAGTACCAAAATAGCTGCAATTAAGAACAAATTGAAGGCTATGGAAGAAGAGAGCCAGAACTCAAAGAGACAAAAAAATGGCTGACAAACTCAGTTGGTCCAGAGTTGCGATAGAGATGTCTTTGGATCTTTGTTTTATGAGAATGACGGGATAATATTATTATGGTTCATAAACCCCTTTGCAGAATGATATCGACTTTGTTTTGATTACCCCCCAAAAAAAGGTATCAACTTTGCAGATCTGCCTAGTGGTTTCCATGGTATGGTTACCATGGGAACATGTTTGTTTCCATGATTTCCTAAAAAGGGTGGTATGATATGGTACTATTTCATGGTTTGATAACCATGGAATCCATCAATTTATTAAACCACCAaattggtcttttttttttttttccaactatGTCCTTATATAATTTTCTGTAATTCAATTTTACCCTTCACTACTTCTTAAACAAATAGTAGCTATTTCTATTTGGAAGCTTGAACTCAGGTGGATACCTTGAAAAGAACTACGGACAATAATACTAAATGGTCGAAGAGGAAGATATTCTACCTTGGTCAAGTGATATATTATGAAAGAGAAACAATAATACTAAATTGGGGAGATTAGACACAACCCTAAGACGGAGGTGATGAAGAGCAAGATTCTAGTTTATTGCATTACTGGAATTGCTTCAAAGAAACAGTTTATTGCTCTGCTTGTTTGTTTTCTGTACACAGGCAAGGCTTTAGAAGAAATAGCCTacataaattgaatttaaaatttataataatcgggggtattttagtaaaattaCCCTTTACGATACAATACCATaccatcaaatcaaacaaaaaaactattattaaaccACAGTGAACGATACAATCAATTCAAACATGGTACTATACCATATCATAttgtaccatacattatgaaaccatgacaaaccaTCATCCAAACAAGCTgtaaggggtcatttggtgtaAGGGATAAGAGTACATAATTCTGGGATAAAGTTTTAATACCTCATAATTGCTTGTTTGGTTGTGCAACTTGGATAACTTATATGGGATTATTAATTAGTATCAGGATAAGTTATCCCTTCCTCTTGGTGGTATAGTAATACTAGGATAAGTTGTCCTTGGGATAAGtaattaaaatgacaaaaatacctcCCACAAATTTTTTTAGTCACTTTTCACATTCAAGCATATTCATAATGTTTTTAATATCATTTAATAATAACGTTCACAACCTTCCCTACTCGTTATTTTATGATAAatcttcatattttttgtttaaaaaattacaaattacactatataaatatattttttatttatgaatatattatacgttaaatttatttgactggttattatgtttatttatatattttgatttctcttaATAATAACACAAATGTTAactccattgttgaattacatattttaaattgaataattttttaatcacttaaaaattgatattgtatatacgaattaaaataaattttgatattttatagtaTATGAGTGATAATGTGTTCACGTGAAGGGACATAAACaataaattctttttaattttaacaaaCTTGAGctgaaaattttatttcaaactaaataagatgtaagatttatttttaaacaCATACAACATAATCATGGGAAGGCGCACACCAAAAaatttaagctaaataagatgaaagttttatttttaaatacacagaacataatcatgaaaatgcacacaGAAAATTAAGGTAAATAAGtgggaaattttatttttaagaatgaatagttaaagcttgaaaagaaattatatatataaaaaagctAAATAAGGTGGAGGGTATTTTTATAATCAATTAACTTATTTCTTAggaattataccatgcatattattttgaatacaacaaaccaaacactcaataagaAATAATTCCAACATAATtaatcccagtataactaatCCAGCATAGCTTATCCCAACATAACTTCTATTCAAACCAAATGACCCGTAAAATGATTTTAAACATAGGTAAATTACATCACATCACTAACACATTATCTCACATcttaaaagttgggcttaagtcatcgataggATCAGTGGCAGACCCAAAATTTTATACAAGTGGGCTCAATTAGTAAATAGGGAATTATCTTGATAAAGTACCTTCAAGCACAAACAAAGATTTGCTCCTTGttcttttatttgttctttttgttaataatataatagcaaaataattcattcatttttaaaaaaaaactcaaccaaattttaatttacaaggttgagaaaaattctaaaaaaattataaagaaccTATTAGCATTTTCTTAAACTAAATATTATagtaaattaagaaattatatataatttcaactaaaataGTAGCATGTTTTAGCAAAACATAATGAAAGGGAGTGCTAAAATTCAATTATAAGAAGTTAAATGGTTTTTTTGGAAGTAAaatagattttagatttttatataatttgaataagcaaaaaaataaaataaaggtgaaatagacctttatatatatatataggccaccttttcttttttatttttggtaacaCAACCAATGGAAATAATTTTTTGGCAAACTGTTAGCCAACGAGCGCTACATAGAACACtgaactcaaaaaaataaaagccaAAAATTGTATCATCCAAAACTTAGCTGTGGGGATTCGAACTTGGGTAGCAAGGATGATTTGAACCCACTTGGCCACTGCTCCGCGATAATTTCTGTGTTATGTGGGTTCAAATTAAATCCTTATAGCATATTTCACAATATTCTCccttatataaataataaatttttcgaCGAAGTGGGTTCAATTGAACCCACTTATAATCACCTGGGTCCGCCCCTGGATAGGACCCTAAATTTGTCTCAAAATTTCACTTAAACCACTCAAATCAAacttgtacctatcaggccctTAACCCACCCAAAATTTGATCCACCCAGGTCTTTTTTGCCCACATGACACGTTGCATGTTTTTTTACTTATTGTGGGCTCGTAAACCCTGAAAATCAATCGACGTGGCAAAAAGTTAACGTTTTTTAACGTTAACTTTCTCTCCCCTCACCCCCaaattaaaaaatctaatttCTCTCATTCTCTCACATTTCTCTCATTCTCTAACTTTTCTCTAATCTCTCATAGCTCCATTCTCTCATAATTTCTCTCATCTCACTCTCACATTTATCTCATAATTTCTCTCATCTTTCTCTTAAaccaatttttttctcattttattcacGAATGTCGCAAAATTCAGTTAATCTTGAGTTATACAATTTGTGTTACTGTTCCGAATTTTGTCCTTTGAGAACTTCAAGGAATCCATCAAATTCAGGTCGTAGATTTTTTGGATGTAAAGTTTCAAAGATTTGTAACATTTtcaaagatttaaattttttttgattgattttttggtAATGTTACTGCTTTCGCATTCTAGGAAAATGGTAGATGTGACTATTTTAGATGAATTGATCCAAAACCTTTAATTTTTGAGCATCAATCTCCTGGGGTGGAATCGAGCTTAATGAATAGGTGCAAAGATGGTGAAAATTCGTGTGATCGACTGAAGGAAAAGCTCAAATAGGTTGGATAAAAGAGGGACACTTTGTATGAGAAATTAAAAGATAGTGAAGAGAAGTTGATTGCATTgaggcaaaaactcaaaaaaaactAAACTTGAAAGGGAATGTGCAAAACTCAAATTTAATAGACTTGTTCTGCTTCTTCTCTTTGTTCTTACAGTAAAGTGGTTCTTTACTATGGTGTAAGCTAGTAGTTAAGCTTTGGTATTGAATAGAAAATTGGGTATTGAGTAGTTTATCCTAGTTAGTATGTAATGGAGTTATTTGGGCAgtctattttgtatcattttgaCATTGTTAATGTGAATGAGTTGATATGTTTTGCATCATAATCATATTATCAATTACTTTGTGTCCAGTTGTGCAACAAAGTATTGCCACCCAACTAAGCATAACCACATATTTGTAACTACTAAAAGTATtgctaaaaaataaactaaaatacaaataTTTGTAACTACTAAAACACTTTAGAAGCACATCATATTAACGCTGCTTTAAgttgagataaaaaatatatcacaTCACTAAATAAGGTGTTCAACCTAAATGttcataaaaaaagataatagtaCTACTGCAGCATACCACAAAGTCATTAACAGCTGCCTAAGAAAAAGTTgttcaaaaaataataacataattgttTCAAAATGAGAGTATAACCCTCATTACAGTATCATACATATAGATCATTTCTAAATGAACTACTTCTTGGAAGATCCAACTGATGAATAAAACATGGTTGCATCCactttatttctcttatttgcttTCATTTGTTGTAATTATGTGCTGGTGACTGTATCTTTTCCATTTCACTTTAGGCCACGAGGTTTAAAATCAATATCTATATTGGTTAGTGAAGCACTCTTTAAATTTGTACCTCCATAAAGAACTCTGTCACTTGATGTACCAGGCGCAAAATTAGACCAAATTGTAAGACAATGAATATTGAAAAGTTGAATGAAAACATAGTTATCGATAAAGAATGAGACAGAGAGAAATACATTGTACACTTGGGTTTCAGTTGTTGGATCAGAGTAAACACCAAAATCAGTTGTAGGCCTTTTGTATCTAGTAGAAACAACAAATGAGGTAGAACTGTATGGCCTCTTATTGGTTGACAAAGTTGAAACTTGACAAGAAGAAGTATTTCTTGCTCTTTCAAATGGGGTTACTCTTGCATTAGCTATTTTTCTCGCCAATCCTCTACCAGTGCCTACTTGACCTCTATCGgttccaccttcacctcccttATCAACACCACATTGACATCTACTAGTTTCTCATTCACCTCTACCAAAATCACATTAACCTCTACTAGCCCTACCTTTACCTCTACTAGCATCACCTTGACCTCTACCAGCCCCACTTGACATATTTCTTTGAGTACTTTTGGCACAAAAGTTGTGTGAGCATAAATAGATTTTGATTGGCTGAATTGTGTAGTTGCATATCTATGAAGGGTTGAGCTTAGCTGTGAATGATGCCCCATCCTAGACTATAATTCTATGATATTGGAAAACACTGTATTTTCAGCAGTttttactaatactaatactactaATATAAAGGCAAAACATATATCACTTACTCTTACTTCCTGACTTTCACCGTAGGTATTTCTTGGCATTGCACTAGTGTCACCACAAATAGAACTTGATTGTGGTGGTTGTGGTGGATTCCATGAGGATGCAGGCTGAGTGTTATGTTGAGTGATGTTACTGCTCCGCACCCCATTCTAGCAGACAAATAAAAACATGAAACGTTCAGAAATATAATAACCTTACAACAATTGTTAACTGTTATGAAATTAATTTAAGGCTTACCCTTTTCGCACAGACAGTTTTGTTATGGCCAACTTGATTGTATTTTGAATAGGTTATCTTGATATCTTTTTTGGATAGTTTTTCCCACTTTTTTGGCTCATCCTTATTCTTCCTTCTATTCTTGCTAGGTCTGTCTGGCATCTTTCTTGGTTTTGGAGGCTTaattgatgggtttgtggtttcaGGCCACATTCTCATATTGGGAATCGGTTGAATAAAATGGTTGTAAGATTTAAGAAAGGTTTCTTTCCTATACCAGTACTCTACATATTGATCAAGATCTTTATTCAAGTAATAATCATCAATAGCACGAAGATAAGGAATACCTCTCAACATCGATAACCTAATCACAATACTTCTTGTCCAAGTGAACAACAAATGTGTACCCCCCATCcccaatttcaaaaccaataACTACATTCCATAGTACTCTACACCTATTTGAATATTCCTTTTTATCTTCTAAAATAGTTATTGCCATAGATGCAACGTCTAGAATCCATGTTTCAGATGATTTGATCATATCTACATGTCTATTCATCATTTTATACTTGATATCCTTTAACATCGTGATTATTTTCTTATGTCTAGCAACTAAGATCTAAGAATTGAAAGTCTTACATATGTTATTTTCTACAATATCACATTTAgaatgtgttttgaaatatgCCCTACACCAA encodes the following:
- the LOC107863194 gene encoding probable RNA-binding protein 18 isoform X1, whose translation is MDPHNSLDDKSESRLYVGNLDLRISEAALIKMFSSFGKIVAEDFLWHTRGPKRGEPRGYAFVQFSTKGEAVLAKEKMHGRLVCGRPLIVRLASEKYLMEGAGNSSFGAGGETSKSNFVAGSSAQMSKSTKIAAIKNKLKAMEEESQNSKRQKNG
- the LOC107863194 gene encoding probable RNA-binding protein 18 isoform X2 — protein: MFSSFGKIVAEDFLWHTRGPKRGEPRGYAFVQFSTKGEAVLAKEKMHGRLVCGRPLIVRLASEKYLMEGAGNSSFGAGGETSKSNFVAGSSAQMSKSTKIAAIKNKLKAMEEESQNSKRQKNG